In a genomic window of Neoarius graeffei isolate fNeoGra1 chromosome 13, fNeoGra1.pri, whole genome shotgun sequence:
- the ognb gene encoding osteoglycin, paralog b → MDLRMLFFYFMIAPWMLCATTQNDETELKNSGFLIVDFDDWQSKDSVLMEAKKKKEKVIAVSDYESIDNTGEEGSAVEKKEDLPTCLLCVCLSGSVYCEEISPDMTKIPALPRETAYLYARFNKIARITSSDFADVATLKRIDLTANLISEIEDGAFSKLTHLEELTLAENRLFKLPMLPSNLVSLNVNSNKLKTKGVRATVLKKLKKLAYLYLGDNELEAVPPLPESLHVVHLHNNNITSLTAETFCKSNDTHYIRYKMQEVRLDGNPVIFSQHPNIFICLRSLPIGLYK, encoded by the exons ATGGACCTGAGGATGTTATTTTTCTACTTTATGATTGCACCATGGATGTTATGTGCAACTACACAAAATGATGAAACGGAACTTAAAAACAGTGGTTTTCTGATAGTGGATTTTGATGACTGGCAGTCCAAAGATAGTGTTTTAATGGAGGCGAAGAAAAAAAAG GAAAAGGTCATTGCAGTCTCAGACTATGAAAGCATTGATAATACAGGTGAAGAAGGTTCAGCAGTAGAGAAAAAAGAAG ATCTTCCCACTTGCTTGCTGTGTGTATGTTTGTCTGGATCTGTGTATTGTGAAGAGATCAGCCCAGACATGACAAAAATCCCAGCTTTGCCAAGGGAAACAGCATACCTttatgcacgctttaacaaaatcGCCAGAATCACCAGCAGCGACTTTGCTGATGTTG CCACATTGAAAAGGATCGATCTGACTGCCAATCTCATTTCGGAAATAGAGGATGGAGCCTTCTCCAAACTGACCCATCTGGAAGAACTTACTCTTGCTGAGAACAGACTATTCAAGCTACCAATGCTGCCTTCAAACCTTGTCTCACTCAATGTCAATTCCAATAAACTCAAAACAAAAGGTGTCAGAGCAACTGTTTTAAAG AAACTCAAAAAACTGGCATATCTCTACCTTGGTGACAATGAACTGGAGGCCGTTCCACCACTTCCTGAGAGTCTGCATGTTGTGCATCTGCAT AATAACAACATAACCAGCCTGACAGCTGAAACCTTCTGCAAGAGTAACGACACGCACTACATCAGGTACAAGATGCAGGAGGTGCGACTGGATGGGAACCCAGTGATATTTTCCCAACATCCAAACATCTTCATCTGTCTGAGATCTCTTCCAATCGGCCTCTACAAGTAA
- the LOC132896958 gene encoding small integral membrane protein 4, protein MSFQLVFVDTHSKPFKCEEFCKRGDMFRKNRNIKYILNLVPGKRRFGIYRFLPIFFCIGGVMEWVMINVRIGRETFYDVYRRKRSEREYQQKIEDGIIVLPESEPK, encoded by the exons ATGAGTTTTCAGCTGGTCTTCGTCGATACTCATAGCAAACCTTTTAAGTGCGAAGAGTTTTGCAAAAGAGGCGACATGTTTAGGAAGAACAGaaacattaaatatatattaaatcTTGTACCGGGGAAACGACGCTTCGGGATTTACCGATTTTTGCCCATCTTTTTCTGCATCGGCGGTGTTATGGAGTGGGTCATGATAAACGTGAGAATAGGACGAGAGACATTTT aTGATGTCTACAGAAGAAAACGCTCTGAGAGGGAGTACCAACAGAAAATTGAGGATGGAATAATTGTACTTCCTGAATCAGAACCAAAATAA
- the kctd6b gene encoding BTB/POZ domain-containing protein KCTD6 has translation MTHPVTLNVGGHLYTTSMSTLQRYPDSMLGAMFRGDLPTTRDAQGNYFIDRDGTLFRYILNFLRTSELTLPGDFMEMDLLRKEADFYQIEPLIQCLNDPKPLYPLDTFEQVVELSSTRKLSKYSNPVAVIITQLTITTKVHSLLEGIANNFTKWNKHMMDTRDCQVSFTFGPCDYHQEVSLRVHLMDYITKQGFTIRNTRVHHMSERANENTVEHHWTFCRLAYKVED, from the coding sequence ATGACTCACCCAGTCACCTTAAATGTTGGAGGTCACCTCTACACCACCTCGATGTCCACACTCCAGCGGTACCCTGACTCTATGCTGGGTGCCATGTTCCGTGGTGACTTACCCACTACGCGAGATGCTCAAGGAAACTACTTCATTGACAGGGATGGCACTCTGTTCCGCTACATACTGAACTTCCTGCGTACATCTGAACTGACTCTGCCAGGCGACTTCATGGAGATGGATCTCCTGCGTAAAGAAGCCGATTTTTATCAGATCGAACCCTTAATCCAATGCCTCAATGACCCAAAGCCACTGTACCCTCTGGACACCTTTGAACAGGTGGTAGAGCTGTCCAGTACTCGCAAACTCTCCAAGTACTCAAACCCAGTCGCTGTCATAATCACCCAGCTGACCATAACCACTAAAGTACACTCGCTGCTGGAGGGAATCGCCAACAACTTCACCAAGTGGAATAAACACATGATGGACACAAGAGACTGTCAAGTGTCCTTCACCTTCGGACCTTGTGACTACCATCAAGAGGTATCTCTCAGGGTTCATCTCATGGACTACATCACCAAACAGGGCTTCACAATCCGAAACACTCGGGTTCACCACATGAGCGAGCGTGCCAATGAgaacacagtggagcaccactggACTTTCTGTAGGCTTGCTTACAAAGTAGAAGACTGA